The genomic stretch CGACGGCAAGCTCCGCGAGGATCTCTTCTACCGGCTCAACGTCTTTCCCATCGTCCTGCCGCCGCTCCGCGAGCGCGGCCGCGACGTCGAGCTGCTGGCCGAGCACTTCCTCGAGCGCCTCAACCAGGCCGAAGGCACGAACAAGACCCTCAGCGCCGAGGCGCGCGAGGCGCTGCGCCGCCACTCGTGGCCGGGTAACGTGCGAGAGCTCAAGAACGCCGTCCAGCGCGCGTTCATCCTCTCGGAGAACGCGGTGGCCTCCGAGCTGTTCGGGGTCGATACCTTGTCGACGCCGAGCGCCGGGAGCACGCGGAACACCGGCGGGCTGGGCGCCATCTCGGTGGGGCTCCCGCTCGACGAGGTCGAGCGAATCATGATCCAGGCGACCCTCGAACAATGCGGCGGGGACAAGCGGCGCACTGCAGACGTGCTCGGGATCAGCCTGAAGACGCTCTACAACCGGCTCAATCTCTACGCCAACCGCACGGTGACCTCACCCCCCGAGTAGCTTCACGGTTCCGTGTAGGGCCTACACGGCGGCGGGTCTTCTTTACAAGCCCGGGACTCTGTCCCGGGCCTTTTCATTGGGTTTTCGGCCGGTTCGCCGCTGGCATGGACACTGCGGATGCCCCTCCGGACCGGGTCGCCACCGTTTCGTGCCGACCCCTCGATCACGGAAGCAAGAGAACTCTCTCGAGGAGACGACATGAAGATCGATCGCTGCGTGTGGCTCGTCTTGCTCGGAACCAGTCTGATCCTCCTCGGTGGTTGCCGCTCCGACCAGCCGGTGGCCGCGAAGATCTCCGGTTCGACCATCTTTGGCACGAGGATCAAGGTCCCGATGGGCACGCAGCTCGACGTGCGTCTCGCTTCGTCGCTGTCCTCCAAGACCGCCAGCGTGGGCGATGTGTGGACCGGCACGCTGGTCAAGCCGGTGATCGAGCAGGGCCGTGAGGTCCTGCCGGCGGGCAGCCGAGTCGAAGGAACGATCGTGAGCGCCGAGCCTGCACAGCGCGGAAGCCGCGCGCGGCTCGAGCTCGGAGTCCGGGCGGTGAGACTGGAAGACCGCAAGATCGCCCTGCGCGCCGAGGCCGACCCGGTCATTGCCGGCTCGACTCGGGCGCGGAACATCGGCGCCATCGCGGGAGGCGCCGCGGTCGGGGCATTGCTGGGCAAGGCGCTCGGCGGAGACGGTGACGACGCCGCCAAAGGCGCGCTCGTCGGTGGCGCGGTGGCCACCGGTGCCGTGGCGGCGTCGAGAGGTTATCAGGTCGAGCTTCGGCACGGCACGACCATGACGTTCCTGGTGAGCAGGGAGATCGCCGTGCTGGTGAATTAGCAGAGTCGACCAACGAGCTGAGCCAATGTCGCGCGGTCGCCGGATGGATTCCGCACTTCGACCGCGCAAAACAGGGCGCCGGTACCGACGAATTTCCCTCGGCGCGTGGGGGAGAAACGAGGATCGGCGCCTTGAACTTTTTCCGGCACGGCGGCGCGGTGTAGGCTGCGCGGCCATGGCGTCCAGGCGGCACCCCTCGCTCGGTCGGTCCGTGTTCGCTGCCGCGGCGCTCCTCGCCTTGAGCGCTCCCTGGGTGCTGGCGGCCGCACTCTCGCCCGCCATCCTCGAGCGCGCGCGAACGGTGCGCGATCGCGCGCTGGACGACGACACCGCGTACGAGTGCCTGCGCTCGCTGACCACCGAGGTGGGTCCTCGGCTTGCCGGCTCACCCGCGGACGCGCGCGCGGTCGCGTGGGCCGTCGCCAAGCTCAAGTCGCTGGGCTTCCAGAACGTTCGCGCCGAGCCCGTGCGCGTGCCGCGCTGGATCCGTGGCGAGGCCAGAGCCGAGATCGTGTCACCGTGGCCCCAGAGCCTGACCGTCGCAGCACTCGGGGGATCGGTCGCCACGCCCCCGGAAGGAGTCGAGGCCGAAGTCGTCACGGTCGGCTCGCTCGAGGAGCTGGCCAAGATGCCGCGCGATCGGATCGCCGGCAGGATCGTGTTCTTCAACCGCCGCATGGAGCGCACCCATGACATCGCCGGATACCGGGCCGCGGTTCCCATCCGTAGCCGGGGGCCCAGCGAAGCCGCCAAGCTCGGCGCCGTCGCCGCGTTGATTCGCAGCGTCGGCACATCGAACGCGCGATTCCCGCACACCGGCGGCACACGAAACGACCCCAAGGGTCCCCGGATCGCCGGGCTTGCGCTCTCCAATCCCGATGCCGATCTGCTCGAGCGTCAGATCGCCTCGGGCCAGCCGGTGCGCATGCGCGTCTTCAATACCTCGGTGATGGCCGAGTCGACGATGTCGGCCAACGTGATCGGTGAGTTCCCGGGAAGGAAGTGGCGCAAGGAGATCGTGCTCCTCGCCGCTCATCTCGACTCGTGGGATCTCGGCACCGGCGCTCACGATGACGGCGCCGGCGTGGCGATCGTGACGGCCGCCGCGCGACTGGTGGCGCAGATGAAGCCGGCGCGCACGCTGCGCGTCGTTCTCTACGCCAACGAGGAGAACGGCACCTCGGGCGCCAGGGCCTACGCCCGTGATCACCGCGCGGAGATCGATCAGCACGTGCTCGGCCTGGAGTCCGACCTCGGCGCCTTCCGCGTGCTGTCGCTGCACAGCAAGGTGCCGCTCGAGCGGCTTCAGGTGGCCCGCGAGTTCCATGCCGCGCTCGAGCCCATGGGCATCGTGTGGGGAGGCAACGAGGCGAGCGCCGGCGCGGACATCGACACGCTGGGCGGGCTGGGCATGCCGTTGATGGCGCTCGAGACGGACGCGGCGCCGTATTTCGACCTTCACCACAACGCCAACGACACCTTCGACAAGGTGGATCCGGCGCTGCTGCGACAGAACGTGGCCGCCTACGCCATGGTCGCGCTGATGGCCGCCGAGGTCGAAGGCGGATTGGGCCGGCTTCCGAAGCCACAGGCTACCGGCAGCACCCCGGTGGAGCCGATCGCGAAGCCTGGAGGCGCGGGCACCAAGCCCTAGCGCACGCCCGCGGCCGATGGACGTCTGGAAGGAAGCCACCTGGAGCCAGAGCGCTTGTCGGGCCTTACGGGGCGAATGCCGTGTTCACGGGTCGCGTGAAGGTCTTTCTTGGCCCGAATGAAGAGAGCGCGAGCCGAACCCTTTCCTCGAGCGGTGCGGACGGAATGCTGGTGCATTTCTCGGCCGCCAGGCGGGCATCCCTGGCCGGGATTCGAAGGGCTCGCAGGTAAGGGATGACCTCTTCGACGGCTTGCACGGCAAGAGCCTTGGCCGAGTCTGGCGCCTTG from Candidatus Eisenbacteria bacterium encodes the following:
- a CDS encoding M28 family peptidase; this encodes MASRRHPSLGRSVFAAAALLALSAPWVLAAALSPAILERARTVRDRALDDDTAYECLRSLTTEVGPRLAGSPADARAVAWAVAKLKSLGFQNVRAEPVRVPRWIRGEARAEIVSPWPQSLTVAALGGSVATPPEGVEAEVVTVGSLEELAKMPRDRIAGRIVFFNRRMERTHDIAGYRAAVPIRSRGPSEAAKLGAVAALIRSVGTSNARFPHTGGTRNDPKGPRIAGLALSNPDADLLERQIASGQPVRMRVFNTSVMAESTMSANVIGEFPGRKWRKEIVLLAAHLDSWDLGTGAHDDGAGVAIVTAAARLVAQMKPARTLRVVLYANEENGTSGARAYARDHRAEIDQHVLGLESDLGAFRVLSLHSKVPLERLQVAREFHAALEPMGIVWGGNEASAGADIDTLGGLGMPLMALETDAAPYFDLHHNANDTFDKVDPALLRQNVAAYAMVALMAAEVEGGLGRLPKPQATGSTPVEPIAKPGGAGTKP